A part of Streptomyces sp. NBC_01497 genomic DNA contains:
- a CDS encoding ankyrin repeat domain-containing protein, translating to MDGAAKLVEAAGCGDLELMTSLLGKGTPVDGRDREGRTPLDRALWAGRHGAVCLLLAAGTNTEQPIGQYAETLPLRFTAERGMQTMARILLEAGAEPDGRLCEGRATALMVAATEGQEGIAEMLLDHGACLESVGRGRTPLEWAASGGRPAVVRLLLDHGATRIAEALAQAGRGANRWKHTPERQAEYTETISMLLAASN from the coding sequence ATGGATGGGGCAGCGAAGTTGGTAGAGGCGGCGGGTTGTGGCGATCTGGAGCTGATGACAAGTCTGCTGGGCAAGGGCACACCGGTCGACGGCAGAGATCGAGAGGGCCGTACTCCTCTGGATCGTGCTCTGTGGGCGGGGCGGCACGGAGCTGTCTGTCTGCTCCTGGCTGCGGGCACGAACACTGAACAGCCCATCGGGCAGTACGCCGAGACGCTGCCACTGCGCTTCACCGCTGAGCGTGGAATGCAGACCATGGCCCGCATTCTGCTGGAGGCCGGGGCAGAGCCTGATGGCCGACTGTGTGAGGGGCGGGCAACCGCCTTGATGGTGGCGGCCACCGAAGGACAGGAGGGCATCGCTGAGATGCTGCTGGACCACGGAGCATGCCTGGAGTCGGTGGGACGGGGCCGGACACCGCTGGAATGGGCGGCGTCCGGGGGCAGGCCGGCAGTCGTCCGGCTGTTGCTGGACCACGGCGCCACCCGGATAGCCGAGGCACTGGCCCAAGCTGGCCGTGGCGCCAACCGCTGGAAACACACTCCTGAGCGCCAAGCAGAGTACACGGAGACAATCTCCATGCTCCTGGCCGCAAGCAACTGA